In Bradyrhizobium lablabi, one DNA window encodes the following:
- a CDS encoding cytochrome P450: protein MNEHVQTASTAPLFDPLSPEFIRDPYPHYERLRTTDPMHQTPLGNFVASRHAEASLVLRDKRFGKDYVERSIRRYGPKIMEEPVFRSMSHWMLQQDPPDHTRLRGLVVKAFTARRVEDMRPRIQQIVDQTLDAIVGQGQMDLIEDFAFRLPVTIICDMLGIPEDHREVFYKSSRDGGRLLDPVPMTPAEIEQANAGNLMAQTYFQQLFELRRKSPGDDLTTQLVQAEEDGSKLSNEELTANIILLFGAGHETTVNLIGNGLLALHRNPDQLALLKANPALITNAIEEFLRYDSSVQLTGRVALEDIDDLGGKKIPKGESVLCLLGSANRDPAVYPDRPDRLDIVRPNVRPLSFGGGIHFCLGAQLARIEAEVAISTLLRRLPELRLDDVENPEWRPTFVLRGLKRLPASW, encoded by the coding sequence ATGAACGAGCATGTTCAGACAGCTTCGACCGCCCCGCTTTTCGACCCGCTGTCGCCGGAGTTCATTCGCGACCCCTATCCGCATTACGAGCGGCTGCGCACCACCGATCCGATGCATCAGACGCCGCTCGGCAATTTTGTCGCGAGCCGGCACGCGGAGGCGAGCCTCGTGCTGCGCGACAAGCGCTTCGGCAAGGATTATGTCGAGCGCTCGATCCGGCGCTACGGACCGAAAATCATGGAGGAGCCGGTCTTCCGCAGCATGAGCCACTGGATGCTGCAGCAGGACCCGCCCGACCACACGCGCTTGCGTGGCTTGGTGGTGAAGGCGTTCACCGCGCGCCGGGTCGAGGACATGCGCCCGCGCATCCAGCAAATTGTCGACCAGACGCTCGATGCCATCGTCGGTCAGGGCCAGATGGACTTGATCGAGGATTTTGCGTTCCGCCTGCCGGTGACGATCATCTGCGACATGCTCGGCATTCCCGAGGACCACCGCGAAGTCTTCTACAAAAGCTCGCGCGATGGCGGGCGGCTGCTCGATCCGGTGCCGATGACGCCGGCCGAAATCGAGCAGGCCAACGCCGGCAACTTGATGGCGCAGACGTATTTCCAGCAGCTGTTCGAGTTGCGCCGGAAAAGCCCCGGCGACGATCTGACGACGCAATTGGTGCAAGCCGAGGAGGACGGCAGCAAGCTTTCCAACGAGGAGCTGACCGCCAACATCATTCTTCTGTTCGGCGCCGGCCACGAGACCACCGTCAACCTGATCGGAAACGGGCTATTGGCGCTCCATCGCAACCCCGACCAGCTCGCGCTGCTCAAGGCCAATCCGGCGCTCATCACCAATGCGATCGAGGAGTTTTTGCGTTACGATTCCTCGGTGCAGTTGACCGGCCGGGTGGCGCTGGAGGACATCGACGATCTCGGCGGCAAGAAAATCCCGAAAGGCGAGAGCGTGCTTTGCCTTCTGGGTTCGGCCAATCGCGATCCGGCGGTCTATCCGGACCGGCCGGATCGCCTCGATATCGTCAGGCCCAATGTGCGCCCGCTGTCCTTTGGCGGCGGTATTCATTTCTGCCTCGGCGCCCAATTGGCGCGGATTGAGGCCGAGGTCGCGATCTCGACCCTGCTGCGCCGCCTGCCGGAACTGAGGCTCGACGACGTCGAGAACCCCGAATGGCGGCCGACCTTTGTCCTGCGCGGCCTCAAAAGGCTTCCCGCGAGCTGGTAG
- a CDS encoding AsmA family protein, translating into MQTTLLGLAIAFIIALIAALIGPYFIDWNQFRPQFEAKATEIIGAPVRVAGELDARLLPTPSLRLRKVVAGGANDLGKVRADKLDVEFSLGSLMRGEWRATELTINGIALDLGLDPLGRIDWPASTGKFNLGSLSIDRLNLTGRIALHDAASRGTLELNDIVFGGDVRSLAGSVRGDGNFSLSGTRYPFRVSSGQSADGSGTRLHLNIDPGARALSADLDGVLSFEARAPRFEGALVLAVPAGLKAKGGPITPWRIAARVKADPAAAKLEQVDASYGLEDSALKFAGTGDIRFGASPLLHTVLSARQLDADKFVAKESNKDTSAAEPMRLLPGLRALMAAMPPVPIPMQIELSAEQIMLGGRPVQNLAAELHADAKPDQAADQKFWTIDRLDLRAPGATHVAFAGASARSGPPGGLTGALSVESSDPDTLVAWLQGRSEVSFRNQKPLRLNGNVSVAANRVAIDAMKAEIDGGAVEGRLAVADLPSGAGSRVEAELKADRLDLDAAAAFVRAMAGPQGEWPEEAQLSLDIGRAISAGQELHPFAVKLAYDPKTVLLDRLKIGQPDNIMLEGGGNFDRTASTGKLVLDATAASLGQLTGLVAPFAPSFASRLNALGTGPGPVRVKLALDLNNNKARADGPSAQAVLDIDAPQLKGRATMTATPPVTAIRSFDLEALRKSEIGIETKFSSERGRLLLVLLGLDRSIAAVADGPAQFEGSVTGVWGAPLRLKARISGAGLDADAQGTAEPWAQDAKANVVLTVRRVSLAPLFDLRPSDTLAQNISLSSRVSLSGGKLTFDDMDSAFAGSRLRGHLVVSLDGERSVQGEVGLDALDLAPAFALAVGAAGHDAAEPLDYGLVKGWRGRIAFQALRGALPGGGELRPVSGIIKSDGASLSFDAIKGGIGGGEATANIDVKPGANGIILTANVELKGVDGAALRYRNLAMPSGRTSMQMTLSSQGRSASALTGGLSGSGTLTLESAHIAGLNPSAFDVAIHASDNGQATDDTRLRQIVEPVLSSGALTVKSAQIPFSIRDGRLRVSATTLEAEGASAIISGGYDIPADQADIRASLAPNLAPAAAGSAPGRPEIQLFAAGPPDTLHRTIDFASLSSWLAVRAIDRETRRLDSIERGEQQAPLTPASIPPPTAALPSAAPPPKPRLSAPRPSAALPVPPPSPQPNINAPVVSQQLAPLPPPIDVRPAPGSVVARPPPRPKPQPPLALTPPVASPPRTGF; encoded by the coding sequence GTGCAGACGACGCTGCTCGGACTGGCGATTGCCTTTATCATTGCACTGATCGCCGCGCTGATCGGGCCGTATTTCATCGACTGGAATCAGTTCCGGCCGCAATTCGAAGCCAAGGCAACAGAGATCATCGGCGCGCCGGTGCGGGTCGCCGGCGAACTCGATGCGCGGCTGCTGCCGACGCCGTCGCTGCGGCTGCGCAAGGTCGTGGCCGGCGGCGCCAACGATCTCGGCAAGGTCCGCGCCGACAAGCTCGACGTCGAGTTCAGCCTGGGATCGCTGATGCGCGGCGAATGGCGCGCCACCGAGCTCACCATCAACGGCATCGCGCTCGATCTCGGCCTCGATCCCTTGGGGCGGATCGACTGGCCGGCCTCGACCGGCAAGTTCAATCTCGGATCGCTGTCGATCGACCGCTTGAACCTGACCGGCCGGATCGCGCTGCACGACGCCGCAAGTCGCGGCACGCTCGAGCTCAACGATATCGTGTTTGGCGGCGACGTGCGCTCGCTGGCAGGCTCGGTGCGGGGAGACGGCAATTTTTCCCTGTCCGGAACGCGCTATCCGTTCCGGGTCTCGTCCGGTCAAAGCGCCGACGGCAGCGGCACGCGGCTTCATCTCAACATCGATCCCGGCGCGCGCGCGCTGTCGGCCGATCTCGACGGCGTGCTGAGTTTTGAGGCGCGGGCACCGCGCTTCGAGGGCGCGCTGGTTCTCGCGGTCCCCGCAGGCCTCAAGGCCAAGGGCGGCCCCATCACGCCCTGGCGGATCGCGGCCAGGGTCAAGGCCGATCCGGCCGCCGCGAAGCTCGAACAGGTTGATGCCAGCTACGGCCTTGAAGACAGCGCGCTGAAATTCGCAGGCACCGGCGATATTCGCTTTGGTGCTTCGCCGCTGTTGCATACCGTGCTCTCGGCGCGACAGCTCGACGCCGACAAGTTTGTCGCCAAGGAAAGCAACAAGGACACTAGCGCTGCCGAGCCGATGCGGTTGCTGCCGGGCCTGCGCGCGCTGATGGCGGCGATGCCGCCGGTGCCGATCCCGATGCAAATCGAGCTCAGCGCCGAGCAGATCATGCTGGGCGGGCGTCCGGTGCAAAATCTCGCCGCCGAGCTGCATGCCGATGCCAAACCTGATCAGGCCGCTGATCAGAAGTTTTGGACCATCGACAGGCTGGATCTGCGCGCTCCCGGCGCCACCCATGTGGCGTTTGCCGGCGCCAGCGCGCGAAGTGGTCCGCCTGGTGGCTTGACCGGCGCGCTCAGCGTCGAGTCCTCGGATCCGGATACGCTGGTGGCGTGGTTGCAGGGCCGCAGCGAAGTCAGCTTTCGCAATCAAAAGCCGCTGCGCCTGAACGGCAATGTCAGCGTGGCCGCAAACCGCGTCGCGATCGATGCGATGAAGGCCGAGATCGATGGCGGCGCGGTGGAAGGGCGCCTTGCGGTCGCCGATTTGCCGTCGGGCGCCGGCTCCCGGGTCGAGGCGGAGTTGAAGGCCGACCGGCTCGATCTCGATGCCGCCGCTGCCTTTGTGCGGGCGATGGCGGGGCCGCAGGGCGAATGGCCGGAGGAAGCGCAATTGTCACTGGATATCGGCCGCGCCATTTCGGCCGGTCAGGAACTGCATCCGTTCGCGGTGAAACTCGCCTACGACCCGAAGACGGTTCTGCTCGATCGATTGAAGATTGGTCAGCCTGACAACATCATGCTTGAGGGCGGCGGCAATTTCGATCGCACAGCTTCGACCGGAAAGCTGGTGCTCGATGCAACGGCAGCGTCACTGGGCCAGCTTACCGGGCTTGTCGCACCGTTCGCACCGTCGTTTGCTTCGCGGCTTAATGCGCTGGGAACGGGTCCCGGTCCGGTGCGCGTCAAACTCGCGCTCGATCTCAACAATAACAAGGCACGAGCCGATGGCCCTTCCGCGCAGGCCGTTCTCGATATCGACGCGCCGCAGCTTAAGGGCCGCGCCACGATGACGGCGACGCCACCTGTCACGGCGATCCGGAGCTTTGATCTCGAAGCACTCCGGAAAAGCGAGATCGGCATCGAGACGAAATTTTCCTCGGAGCGCGGCCGCTTGTTGCTGGTCCTGCTTGGCCTTGATCGCTCGATCGCGGCGGTCGCCGATGGCCCGGCGCAATTCGAGGGGTCTGTGACGGGCGTGTGGGGTGCGCCGCTGCGGCTCAAAGCCAGGATATCAGGAGCCGGGCTCGATGCCGATGCGCAGGGGACCGCCGAACCGTGGGCGCAGGATGCCAAAGCCAACGTCGTTCTCACGGTTCGCCGCGTCAGCCTCGCACCGCTGTTCGATCTCAGGCCGTCAGATACGCTTGCCCAAAATATCAGCCTGTCCTCGCGCGTGTCTCTGAGCGGCGGCAAGCTGACCTTCGACGATATGGACAGCGCGTTCGCGGGCTCGCGGCTGCGCGGGCATCTTGTGGTGTCGCTTGACGGCGAAAGGAGCGTCCAGGGCGAGGTCGGCCTCGACGCACTCGATCTTGCGCCTGCATTCGCGCTCGCCGTGGGCGCCGCCGGTCACGACGCGGCCGAGCCGCTTGATTACGGATTGGTGAAAGGCTGGCGCGGCCGGATCGCGTTTCAGGCGCTGCGCGGCGCGCTCCCAGGCGGCGGCGAGCTGCGCCCCGTTAGCGGCATCATCAAGAGCGATGGAGCATCACTGAGTTTCGATGCCATCAAGGGCGGCATTGGCGGCGGCGAGGCGACCGCCAATATCGATGTCAAACCGGGCGCGAACGGGATTATCTTGACCGCAAACGTCGAGTTGAAGGGGGTCGACGGCGCCGCCTTGCGCTACCGCAATTTGGCGATGCCTTCTGGCCGCACCTCGATGCAGATGACGCTGTCGAGCCAGGGCCGCAGCGCCTCGGCGCTGACCGGGGGGCTATCGGGCAGCGGAACGCTGACACTGGAATCCGCGCACATCGCAGGTCTCAATCCGAGCGCCTTCGACGTCGCGATCCACGCCAGCGATAACGGGCAGGCGACCGACGACACCAGGCTGCGCCAGATCGTCGAGCCGGTGTTGTCCTCCGGCGCGCTGACGGTGAAGTCGGCGCAGATTCCGTTCAGTATCCGGGACGGCCGCTTGCGCGTCAGCGCGACCACGCTCGAGGCCGAGGGCGCCAGCGCCATCATCTCAGGCGGATACGATATTCCCGCCGACCAGGCCGACATTCGCGCCAGCCTGGCGCCCAATCTTGCGCCGGCCGCGGCAGGATCCGCGCCCGGCCGTCCGGAGATCCAATTGTTCGCCGCCGGTCCGCCGGATACGCTCCATCGCACGATCGATTTCGCCTCGCTGTCGTCATGGCTCGCGGTGCGGGCGATCGATCGCGAAACCAGAAGGCTCGATTCGATCGAGCGCGGCGAACAGCAAGCCCCGCTCACGCCGGCGTCGATCCCGCCGCCCACGGCCGCGCTGCCTTCCGCCGCGCCGCCGCCGAAGCCAAGGCTGAGCGCGCCGCGTCCGTCGGCCGCGTTGCCGGTCCCGCCGCCAAGTCCGCAGCCAAATATCAATGCACCGGTCGTGAGCCAGCAGCTTGCGCCATTGCCGCCCCCGATCGACGTCCGCCCGGCGCCCGGGTCCGTTGTCGCGCGCCCGCCGCCGAGGCCGAAGCCGCAACCGCCGCTGGCGCTGACGCCGCCGGTCGCGAGCCCGCCGCGAACGGGGTTTTAG
- a CDS encoding ribbon-helix-helix domain-containing protein, producing MKSPVVKRSIVVGGHKTSVSLEEAFWNGMKEISGMRDMTLSELVGEIDSNRQQGNLSSAIRLFVLDYFRTRATPTASESKPQS from the coding sequence ATGAAATCGCCCGTCGTGAAGCGCTCGATCGTGGTCGGCGGCCACAAGACCAGCGTCAGCCTCGAAGAGGCGTTCTGGAACGGCATGAAGGAAATCTCGGGAATGCGCGACATGACGCTGTCCGAACTGGTCGGCGAGATCGACAGCAATCGCCAGCAAGGCAACCTGTCGTCCGCCATTCGCCTTTTCGTGCTGGATTATTTCCGGACCCGCGCCACGCCCACCGCATCGGAATCGAAGCCGCAGAGCTAG
- a CDS encoding DUF4169 family protein, translating to MGDVVNLKRFRKRAEREQSAKQADTNRLQFGRTKSEGKREEQRTRRASELLDQHRIDGEDAS from the coding sequence ATGGGGGACGTAGTCAACCTGAAGCGATTTAGAAAGCGCGCTGAGCGAGAGCAGTCGGCGAAACAGGCCGACACCAACCGATTGCAATTTGGCCGAACCAAATCCGAAGGGAAGCGCGAGGAACAACGCACCAGGCGTGCGAGCGAACTATTGGATCAGCACCGGATCGACGGCGAGGACGCATCATGA
- a CDS encoding caspase family protein, giving the protein MRRSVFRDLLLASTLLLSPLISASHASAAENRLALVIGQSAYRAVPALPNAENDGKRMADLLTNSGFQVTAAPDLSQADMRQAISDFAAKVQASGPDTVAAVFYAGHGLQIDGENYLVPVDVDPKREADIPLQAVRLNDLMNTLGALPTRMRIYMLDACRNNPFPALNGTAGHGLAIVDTKAGSPGSFISFSTSPGAEAEDGNGDDSPYTTALLSVAKQPNVPIEEAFKRVRVAVNQATDGRQVPWESSSLTTDFKFVASDTGTGQGTGQGAAATTKPPSAPAKSADDWRRDLKGKEPKVAYDLVIADDSAPAYEAFTVLFAQSTYTPRVRSLLERRRVMEAWENAVAVNTAAGFETFLATYGSSDLAATARKMEERVRNRSLAANASLLQPTNVALGPTCPCNITPVPTPTLKKKVDKEDTPPPPIKHVDLPIKRVDKPTPKRKQPPEEVVVEQHPSGPPPGAVMEGVGIGLGIGLGMGGGMGGGMGRGGGMGSGGMHPGTTGGRY; this is encoded by the coding sequence ATGCGCCGTTCCGTTTTTCGCGATTTGTTGCTTGCGTCCACGCTCTTGCTATCTCCGCTCATTTCCGCCTCTCACGCTAGCGCCGCGGAAAACCGGCTGGCGCTCGTCATCGGCCAGTCGGCCTACCGCGCGGTGCCGGCGCTGCCCAACGCCGAGAACGACGGCAAGCGAATGGCGGATTTGTTGACGAACTCTGGCTTCCAGGTCACCGCGGCGCCCGATCTGTCGCAGGCCGACATGCGCCAGGCCATCAGCGACTTTGCCGCCAAGGTCCAGGCTAGCGGACCCGACACGGTCGCAGCGGTGTTCTATGCCGGCCACGGATTGCAGATCGACGGCGAGAATTATCTGGTGCCGGTCGATGTCGATCCGAAGCGCGAAGCCGACATTCCGCTGCAGGCGGTTCGGCTCAACGATCTCATGAACACGCTCGGCGCGCTGCCGACGCGGATGCGCATCTACATGCTCGACGCCTGCCGCAACAATCCGTTCCCGGCGCTGAATGGGACCGCCGGCCACGGGCTTGCGATCGTCGATACCAAGGCCGGCTCACCGGGTTCGTTCATTTCGTTTTCGACCTCGCCGGGCGCGGAAGCCGAAGACGGCAACGGCGATGACAGCCCCTACACCACGGCGCTGCTCTCGGTCGCGAAGCAGCCAAACGTGCCGATCGAAGAAGCCTTCAAACGCGTCCGTGTCGCGGTGAACCAGGCGACCGATGGACGCCAGGTTCCCTGGGAAAGCTCGTCGCTGACGACCGACTTCAAGTTCGTCGCCTCTGACACGGGTACGGGGCAAGGAACAGGTCAAGGCGCCGCGGCGACGACGAAGCCGCCCTCAGCGCCGGCAAAGAGCGCGGACGACTGGCGCCGGGATCTGAAAGGCAAGGAGCCGAAGGTCGCCTATGATCTCGTGATCGCGGACGATTCGGCCCCGGCCTATGAGGCGTTTACCGTGCTGTTCGCCCAATCGACATATACCCCGCGGGTGCGCTCGCTGCTCGAACGCCGGCGCGTGATGGAGGCATGGGAAAATGCCGTCGCGGTCAATACGGCGGCAGGCTTCGAGACGTTCCTCGCGACCTATGGCAGCAGCGATCTGGCGGCCACCGCGCGCAAGATGGAGGAGCGCGTCCGCAACCGCTCGCTCGCAGCCAACGCGTCGCTGCTTCAGCCGACCAATGTCGCGCTGGGGCCGACCTGTCCTTGCAACATCACGCCGGTACCGACGCCGACCTTGAAGAAGAAAGTGGATAAGGAGGACACGCCGCCGCCGCCGATCAAGCATGTCGATCTGCCCATCAAGCGGGTCGATAAGCCTACCCCGAAGCGCAAGCAGCCGCCCGAGGAGGTCGTCGTCGAGCAGCACCCGTCCGGTCCGCCGCCAGGCGCCGTGATGGAAGGCGTCGGGATCGGCCTTGGTATTGGCCTCGGCATGGGCGGCGGCATGGGAGGTGGCATGGGTCGCGGCGGTGGCATGGGCAGCGGCGGCATGCACCCCGGCACCACCGGCGGCAGATATTAG
- the fumC gene encoding class II fumarate hydratase, whose protein sequence is MDRSTTSSQSHSTRTETDSFGPIEVEASRYWGAQTERSRQNFRIGHDRMPMDIIRALGIVKLAAAETNRELGLIDQRRARTIIRAAREVIEGKFDDHFPLVVWQTGSGTQTNMNLNEVIANRANELLGGKLGAKKPVHPNDHVNMSQSSNDSFPTAMHIAAAMRIVGDLIPALEELLGALRAKEKEFAHIVKIGRTHTQDATPLTLGQEFSGYAAQVASGIARLRVAVKELYPLAQGGTAVGTGLNSKPKFARLFAKHVANITKMPFTSAANKFEALASNDAYVFVHGAINSVATGLFKIANDIRLLGSGPRSGIGELILPENEPGSSIMPGKVNPTQSEAMTMVCCQVFGNETTITVAGSQGHFELNVYKPVLAYCMMHSIQLLADVSRSFTEHCVKGIRADEKRIRELMERSLMLVTALAPRIGYDNAAKVAKTAHARGTTLKEEAVRLGFVSGDEFDRLVRPEKMTHPG, encoded by the coding sequence ATGGACCGGTCGACAACCTCATCGCAGTCCCATTCCACGCGCACTGAAACCGACAGTTTTGGGCCGATCGAGGTTGAGGCCAGCCGCTACTGGGGCGCGCAGACCGAACGATCGCGGCAGAATTTCCGCATCGGCCACGACCGCATGCCGATGGACATCATCCGCGCGCTCGGCATCGTCAAGCTTGCCGCCGCCGAGACCAACCGCGAGCTCGGGCTCATCGACCAGCGCCGCGCCCGCACCATCATCCGCGCCGCGCGCGAGGTGATCGAGGGCAAATTCGACGATCATTTTCCGCTGGTGGTCTGGCAGACCGGTTCCGGCACCCAGACCAACATGAACCTCAACGAGGTGATCGCCAACCGCGCCAACGAACTGCTCGGCGGCAAGCTCGGCGCCAAGAAGCCCGTGCATCCCAACGATCACGTCAACATGAGCCAGTCGTCGAACGACTCGTTCCCGACCGCCATGCACATTGCCGCGGCGATGCGGATCGTCGGCGATCTGATTCCGGCGCTGGAAGAACTTCTTGGCGCGCTGCGAGCGAAGGAAAAAGAATTCGCGCACATCGTCAAGATCGGCCGCACCCACACCCAGGACGCAACGCCGCTGACGCTTGGCCAGGAATTCTCCGGCTACGCCGCGCAGGTCGCAAGCGGCATCGCGCGGCTGCGCGTGGCGGTAAAGGAACTTTACCCGCTGGCGCAGGGCGGCACCGCGGTCGGCACCGGGCTGAATTCGAAACCGAAATTCGCCAGGCTGTTTGCAAAGCACGTCGCCAACATCACAAAAATGCCCTTCACCAGCGCCGCCAACAAGTTCGAGGCGCTGGCCTCCAATGACGCCTATGTGTTCGTGCACGGCGCCATCAACTCGGTGGCGACCGGGCTGTTCAAGATCGCCAACGATATTCGGTTGTTGGGTTCCGGTCCGCGTTCCGGCATCGGCGAATTGATCCTGCCGGAAAACGAACCGGGGTCCTCGATCATGCCCGGCAAGGTCAACCCGACGCAGAGCGAAGCGATGACCATGGTCTGCTGCCAGGTGTTCGGCAATGAAACCACCATCACGGTTGCCGGCAGCCAGGGCCATTTCGAGCTCAACGTCTACAAGCCGGTGCTGGCATATTGCATGATGCATTCCATTCAATTGCTGGCCGACGTCTCGCGCTCCTTCACCGAACATTGCGTCAAGGGAATCCGCGCCGACGAAAAGCGCATCCGGGAATTGATGGAACGCTCGCTGATGTTGGTGACTGCGCTTGCGCCCAGAATCGGCTACGACAACGCCGCCAAGGTTGCCAAGACGGCGCACGCCCGTGGAACCACGTTGAAGGAAGAAGCGGTGCGGCTGGGCTTTGTTTCCGGCGATGAATTCGACCGGCTGGTGCGGCCGGAAAAAATGACGCACCCGGGCTGA
- a CDS encoding tetratricopeptide repeat protein, producing the protein MIKSVVKLLTLGTFSMALIAAPSMMPAFAAGGGGGGGGGGPGGEDIMHPAPPRASETKGTYTTHRAKKKPSKQSSAFDDPAFAKGYREAYATIYDHNDYAAAIEQLKTLGRDDHPNVANLIGYSYRKLGDYKLSQIWYERALKADPNHVLTWNYYGLWQIEQGNRDQAEYHLRRIAAICGTDCAEYRSLAAALEQPPGTGLVY; encoded by the coding sequence ATGATCAAATCGGTGGTCAAGTTGCTGACGCTGGGAACTTTTTCAATGGCGCTGATCGCCGCGCCCTCGATGATGCCGGCGTTTGCCGCTGGCGGCGGCGGAGGCGGAGGAGGCGGAGGCCCTGGTGGAGAAGACATCATGCACCCCGCTCCCCCGCGGGCGTCGGAAACCAAGGGGACCTACACCACCCACCGGGCCAAAAAGAAGCCCAGCAAACAGTCCTCGGCGTTTGACGACCCCGCCTTTGCCAAGGGTTATCGCGAAGCCTATGCGACGATCTACGACCATAACGACTATGCCGCCGCCATCGAGCAGCTTAAGACGCTCGGCCGCGACGATCACCCGAACGTGGCCAATCTGATCGGCTATTCCTATCGCAAGCTCGGCGACTACAAGCTTTCGCAGATTTGGTACGAGCGCGCGCTGAAAGCCGATCCGAACCATGTGCTGACCTGGAATTATTACGGCCTGTGGCAGATCGAGCAGGGCAACCGCGATCAGGCGGAGTACCATCTGCGCCGAATCGCCGCGATTTGCGGGACCGATTGCGCGGAGTACCGGTCGCTGGCCGCAGCGCTCGAACAACCGCCCGGCACCGGCCTCGTTTATTGA
- a CDS encoding cytochrome-c peroxidase yields the protein MKTKRTLLGIVAAIFVLTPGAGAPNADQPSSKLSPRALEEIAQVEAEIDRIEAQAIERLAAPPDNQIQQIELLGKLMLYDKDLSVYRNEACAFCHMPETGFTGPVSELNRTTGAYPGSVRTRFSDRKPQSHAYAPLSPVLHYNPGQGDLVGGNFWDMRATGRRLGNPAAEQAQGPPTNPVEMGLPDIACAVYRASQRPYRALFESLWGPQAFAIAWPGDVEEVCNRPGPPIAGQALPVHLSAMDRGRVSTSFDQMAQSIAGYEASAEVTSFTSKFDAVLANKAKLTPQEQQGYELFRGQARCNECHRDGGPGEDPLFTDFTASNIGTPANPRLPYYEENRPDALGYVANPQGPSFVDGGVGTFLSQGHLLSQPSAVDQRWLKLAPDNQARIQVPTLRNVDKRPYPAFVKAYGHNGYFTSLKQIVHFYNTRDVLPRCKPHDPGEGTTCWPAPESTQNMNTSKVGNLGLSDAEEDALVAFMQTLTDGFTSRTP from the coding sequence GTGAAGACAAAGCGTACGCTCTTGGGGATCGTAGCGGCTATATTCGTCCTCACGCCGGGCGCGGGTGCGCCGAACGCGGACCAGCCTAGCTCAAAGCTCTCGCCTCGGGCGCTTGAGGAAATTGCACAGGTCGAGGCCGAGATCGACCGTATCGAAGCGCAGGCTATCGAGCGGCTTGCAGCTCCGCCGGACAATCAGATCCAGCAAATCGAGTTGCTTGGCAAGTTGATGCTGTACGACAAGGATTTGTCGGTATATCGCAACGAGGCTTGTGCCTTCTGTCACATGCCTGAGACGGGCTTTACCGGTCCGGTGTCGGAGTTGAACCGCACGACCGGCGCCTATCCCGGTTCAGTGCGCACGCGATTTAGTGATCGCAAGCCGCAATCGCACGCCTACGCACCGCTGTCGCCCGTGTTGCATTATAATCCGGGACAGGGCGACCTCGTCGGCGGCAATTTCTGGGATATGCGCGCGACGGGACGCCGGCTGGGCAACCCGGCCGCCGAGCAGGCGCAAGGTCCGCCGACCAATCCGGTGGAAATGGGCCTGCCCGATATCGCCTGCGCGGTCTATCGGGCCTCGCAGCGGCCTTATCGCGCGTTGTTCGAAAGCCTGTGGGGGCCGCAGGCCTTCGCGATCGCATGGCCAGGCGATGTGGAAGAGGTCTGCAACCGGCCGGGGCCGCCGATCGCCGGCCAAGCATTGCCGGTTCATCTGAGCGCGATGGATCGCGGCCGGGTCAGCACCAGCTTCGACCAGATGGCGCAATCGATCGCGGGCTATGAAGCCTCTGCCGAAGTGACGTCGTTCACCTCGAAGTTCGACGCAGTCCTCGCGAACAAGGCGAAGTTGACGCCGCAGGAGCAGCAGGGATACGAGCTGTTCCGCGGCCAGGCGCGATGCAACGAGTGTCACCGTGACGGCGGCCCCGGCGAAGACCCGCTGTTCACCGACTTCACCGCCAGCAATATCGGCACTCCAGCCAATCCGAGGCTTCCTTACTATGAGGAAAATCGGCCCGACGCGTTGGGCTATGTTGCCAACCCGCAGGGACCGTCATTCGTCGATGGCGGCGTCGGCACTTTTCTCAGTCAAGGGCATCTCCTCAGCCAGCCCTCCGCGGTGGATCAGCGATGGCTTAAACTGGCGCCGGACAACCAGGCGCGAATTCAAGTGCCGACGCTGCGCAATGTCGACAAGCGGCCGTATCCGGCCTTCGTGAAAGCGTATGGTCATAATGGATATTTCACGAGCCTGAAACAGATCGTGCATTTCTACAACACGCGCGACGTCCTGCCCCGATGCAAACCCCACGATCCCGGTGAAGGTACGACGTGCTGGCCCGCGCCGGAGTCGACCCAGAACATGAACACGAGCAAAGTCGGGAACCTCGGCCTGTCTGACGCAGAAGAGGACGCGCTGGTCGCCTTCATGCAGACGCTGACCGATGGCTTTACGTCGCGGACTCCGTAG